One segment of Scleropages formosus chromosome 23, fSclFor1.1, whole genome shotgun sequence DNA contains the following:
- the znf704 gene encoding zinc finger protein 704 isoform X2 — MHSRRLAKRSVLGSRVFARSPTADGVVLSGVVQAVKQESKEASGGARRNVYTVLMQDGSLREYNEDEVAVGPAQMPAKGPGSVKTGLKNSLSGRDVTGLPLPAEPQQGETSPSAPEVVEDPRGLDCRRTGRTSDMEKEHGRSVCLLEQKRKVVSSSIDVPHARKSEEEADMDKVTAAMVLTSLSTSPLVRSPPVRTSECSNGSWKEGGFTPSSHSSSGYWSWSAPSDQSNPSTPSPPLSADCFKPFRMPSVGGPADDGIDEADSSSLLFDEPIPRKRKNSMKVMFKCLWKNCGKVLSTAAGIQRHIRTTHLGRNCDSECSDGEEDFYYTEIKLNTDSVAEGLSSLSPVSPSVLAPPPPLAPPESSRTKSESNGTPLSRSAPSTLYLVHADHAYQATTPVTIPSSNSFTPNGSNSFSISWQSPPVTFTGTSASPTHSRNQGFVEQRAQTIAVLSSPPRATTSLRKSRGEGKKCRKVYGMDNRDMWCTACRWKKACQRFVD; from the exons ATGCACTCGAGGCGTCTCGCGAAGCGCTCAGTGCTCGGGAGTCGCGTGTTCGCGCGCAGCCCTACGGCTGACGGGGTCGTGCTGTCCGGGGTGGTGCAGGCTGTCAAGCAGGAGAGCAAGGAGGCGTCGGGCGGAGCGCGCCGGAACGTGTACACGGTGCTCATGCAAGACGGCAGCCTGCGGGAGTACAACGAAGACGAGGTCGCCGTGGGCCCCGCGCAGATGCCGGCCAAAGGACCCGGATCTGTCAAGACCGGGCTCAAG AACTCCCTCAGTGGAAGGGATGTCACTGGGTTGCCCCTACCTGCAGAACCCCAGCAGGGTGAAACGAGCCCGTCCGCACCTGAGGTGGTAGAGGACCCTCGAGGGCTGGACTGCAGACGTACGGGTCGCACCTCTGATATGGAGAAGGAGCACGGCCGCTCTGTCTGCTTGCTGGAGCAGAAGCGCAAGGTGGTCTCATCTAGCATCGACGTGCCGCATGCCAG GAAATCTGAGGAGGAGGCGGACATGGACAAGGTGACTGCTGCCATGGTGCTCACCAGCCTCTCTACAAGCCCCCTGGTGCGGAGTCCCCCCGTCAGAACCAGCG AGTGCTCCAATGGCTCCTGGAAGGAGGGTGGCTTCACCCCATCCAGCCACAGCAGCAGCGGCTACTGGAGCTGGAGTGCCCCGAGCGACCAGTCCAACCCCTCAACGCCCTCCCCGCCCCTGTCTGCTGACTGTTTCAAGCCTTTCCGCATGCCCAGTGTCGGGGGGCCTGCAGATGATGGCATCGATGAAGCCGACAGTAGCAGCCTGCTGTTTGACGAACCCATCCCCCGCAAGCGCAAG AACTCTATGAAGGTGATGTTCAAGTGTCTGTGGAAGAACTGTGGGAAGGTGCTGAGCACTGCGGCTGGGATCCAGAGGCACATTCGCACCACGCACCTAGG GCGTAACTGCGACTCTGAGTGCAGTGATGGCGAAGAGGACTTCTACTACACAGAGATCAAGCTCAACACAGACTCTGTGGCAGAGGGCCTGAGCAGCCTGTCCCCTGTGTCCCCCTCCGTCCTGGCCCCACCGCCTCCCCTGGCACCTCCTGAGAGCAGCAGGACCAAGAGCGAGAGCAACGGCACACCTTTGAGCCGCTCTGCCCCCAGCACACTCTACCTCGTACATGCTGACCATGCCTACCAG GCCACCACTCCCGTAACCATCCCCAGTTCCAACAGCTTCACCCCCAATGGCAGCAACAGCTTCAGTATCTCCTGGCAGTCACCACCAGTCACTTTCACTGGTACCTCT GCCTCTCCTACCCATAGCCGGAACCAGGGCTTCGTGGAGCAGCGAGCTCAGACCATTGCTGTGCTCTCATCCCCACCCAGGGCCACCACCTCTCTTAG GAAGTCTCGTGGCGAAGGGAAAAAGTGCCGCAAGGTGTACGGCATGGACAACCGGGACATGTGGTGCACAGCCTGCCGCTGGAAGAAGGCCTGCCAGAGGTTTGTGGACTAA
- the znf704 gene encoding zinc finger protein 704 isoform X1, with amino-acid sequence MHSRRLAKRSVLGSRVFARSPTADGVVLSGVVQAVKQESKEASGGARRNVYTVLMQDGSLREYNEDEVAVGPAQMPAKGPGSVKTGLKQNSLSGRDVTGLPLPAEPQQGETSPSAPEVVEDPRGLDCRRTGRTSDMEKEHGRSVCLLEQKRKVVSSSIDVPHARKSEEEADMDKVTAAMVLTSLSTSPLVRSPPVRTSECSNGSWKEGGFTPSSHSSSGYWSWSAPSDQSNPSTPSPPLSADCFKPFRMPSVGGPADDGIDEADSSSLLFDEPIPRKRKNSMKVMFKCLWKNCGKVLSTAAGIQRHIRTTHLGRNCDSECSDGEEDFYYTEIKLNTDSVAEGLSSLSPVSPSVLAPPPPLAPPESSRTKSESNGTPLSRSAPSTLYLVHADHAYQATTPVTIPSSNSFTPNGSNSFSISWQSPPVTFTGTSASPTHSRNQGFVEQRAQTIAVLSSPPRATTSLRKSRGEGKKCRKVYGMDNRDMWCTACRWKKACQRFVD; translated from the exons ATGCACTCGAGGCGTCTCGCGAAGCGCTCAGTGCTCGGGAGTCGCGTGTTCGCGCGCAGCCCTACGGCTGACGGGGTCGTGCTGTCCGGGGTGGTGCAGGCTGTCAAGCAGGAGAGCAAGGAGGCGTCGGGCGGAGCGCGCCGGAACGTGTACACGGTGCTCATGCAAGACGGCAGCCTGCGGGAGTACAACGAAGACGAGGTCGCCGTGGGCCCCGCGCAGATGCCGGCCAAAGGACCCGGATCTGTCAAGACCGGGCTCAAG CAGAACTCCCTCAGTGGAAGGGATGTCACTGGGTTGCCCCTACCTGCAGAACCCCAGCAGGGTGAAACGAGCCCGTCCGCACCTGAGGTGGTAGAGGACCCTCGAGGGCTGGACTGCAGACGTACGGGTCGCACCTCTGATATGGAGAAGGAGCACGGCCGCTCTGTCTGCTTGCTGGAGCAGAAGCGCAAGGTGGTCTCATCTAGCATCGACGTGCCGCATGCCAG GAAATCTGAGGAGGAGGCGGACATGGACAAGGTGACTGCTGCCATGGTGCTCACCAGCCTCTCTACAAGCCCCCTGGTGCGGAGTCCCCCCGTCAGAACCAGCG AGTGCTCCAATGGCTCCTGGAAGGAGGGTGGCTTCACCCCATCCAGCCACAGCAGCAGCGGCTACTGGAGCTGGAGTGCCCCGAGCGACCAGTCCAACCCCTCAACGCCCTCCCCGCCCCTGTCTGCTGACTGTTTCAAGCCTTTCCGCATGCCCAGTGTCGGGGGGCCTGCAGATGATGGCATCGATGAAGCCGACAGTAGCAGCCTGCTGTTTGACGAACCCATCCCCCGCAAGCGCAAG AACTCTATGAAGGTGATGTTCAAGTGTCTGTGGAAGAACTGTGGGAAGGTGCTGAGCACTGCGGCTGGGATCCAGAGGCACATTCGCACCACGCACCTAGG GCGTAACTGCGACTCTGAGTGCAGTGATGGCGAAGAGGACTTCTACTACACAGAGATCAAGCTCAACACAGACTCTGTGGCAGAGGGCCTGAGCAGCCTGTCCCCTGTGTCCCCCTCCGTCCTGGCCCCACCGCCTCCCCTGGCACCTCCTGAGAGCAGCAGGACCAAGAGCGAGAGCAACGGCACACCTTTGAGCCGCTCTGCCCCCAGCACACTCTACCTCGTACATGCTGACCATGCCTACCAG GCCACCACTCCCGTAACCATCCCCAGTTCCAACAGCTTCACCCCCAATGGCAGCAACAGCTTCAGTATCTCCTGGCAGTCACCACCAGTCACTTTCACTGGTACCTCT GCCTCTCCTACCCATAGCCGGAACCAGGGCTTCGTGGAGCAGCGAGCTCAGACCATTGCTGTGCTCTCATCCCCACCCAGGGCCACCACCTCTCTTAG GAAGTCTCGTGGCGAAGGGAAAAAGTGCCGCAAGGTGTACGGCATGGACAACCGGGACATGTGGTGCACAGCCTGCCGCTGGAAGAAGGCCTGCCAGAGGTTTGTGGACTAA